AACACCTGTATTCGACCTGACAGCTGCAACAGAAGCGACTTTCGATTATAAAGCATGGTACGAAGTAGAATTCGATTATGACTATGTATTTGTAAATGCAGTAACTGAAGATGGCACAGAAGTTGAGTTAGACGTGATCGGCGACAATAACACTGCTGGCGGCATGGAATCTTCTCAAGGACAGTGGGAGGACAAGTCTTATGACTTAAGCCAGTTCGCAGGCCAGAAAGTTCAACTTGTGTTTGAATACGTTACAGACGGAGGCCTTGCTCCAGAAGGATTCGCAATGGACAACCTCAGCCTGACTGTTGACGGCGTAGTTGCTTTCTCTGATGATGCAGAAGGAACTGAGCAAGTGACTCTTGATGGCTTTATCTCAACAAACGGCCTGTTCGATAAAGATCACTACTACTACCTGGAGTGGAGAAACTACGCTGGGTCTGACAAAGGCTTGAACACCGGCCGCGGTGTGAAGTACAACACTGGTTTAGTTGTATGGTACGGTGACGACAGCTTCACAGACAACTGGGTTGGCGTCCATCCGGGCGAAGGCTTCATCGGTGTAGTTGATTCACATCCAGAAGCAATCGTCGGCAAACTTAATGGACAAGATTCAGTAAAGAGCAGCACACGTTATCAAATCGCTGACGCAGCATTCTCACTTGATAAGGCACCTGCCTGGACTGTTGATTCACCATCTCGCGGATTGTTCGAATACGAAGGACTTCCAGGTGTGACAACATTTGATGACTCTAATAAGTACATCAACGAATTGATTCCAGATGCAGGTAAAAAGCTGCCTGAACTAGGATTGAAGTTCCAAGTCATCGGCGAAGCGAAGGATAACTCTGCTGGCGCAGTTTGGATCCGTAAATAAGTTTGAAATAAGAGACATCGGGCGGTAACTCGTCCGGTGTCTTTTTTATGAATTGGAAAAAATACTGTAGAATTTCCAAGTCGCCAATAAAATCGGGTTTTCGCCAATATAGTTGTGAACTTCGCCAATATAATCAAGTTTTCGCCAATAAAGTTGTGAACTTCGCCAATAAAAATACAAAATCGCCAATAAAACCGATCCGGGCAAAAAACAATGAATAATAAAAGGTGCAAAACGCTAATTTTCTAGGGAATACTGGACTTATAATCATGTTTTAGCTAGTATCAATACTAGAATGTTTAACTAAGGAGAAAATCATGTCAGAAACTCAACAAATTATTGCGCAACTACAACCGTTCCTGCAGCAGGCCTGGGAGAAGGCTGGATTCGAGACGATGACTTCTGTCCAGACGACAGCCATTCCTCTAATAATAGAAGGAAAAGATGTTGTCGGGGAATCACCGACTGGTACAGGTAAAACTTTGGCGTACCTGCTTCCTGTTTTAAATAAAATCGACCCTAAAATGCAGAATACACAGGCGGTCATCCTTGCTTCGTCACAGGAGCTTGTCATGCAGATCCTGTCCGAAATCCAGAAATGGGGAGAAGGCAGCGGCATCAAATCGGCCAGCCTGATCGGCGGTGCGAACCTGAAGCGCCAGATCGATAAGCTGAAAAAGAGCCCGCATATCATCGTCGGAACTCCAGGTCGGACGAATGAACTGATCAAGCAAAAGAAGCTGAAAATGCACAAAGTCCATACAGTCGTCCTGGATGAAGGTGACCAGCTTCTTACTCCGGAGCATAATGAAACGGTAAAAAGCATTGTCAAATCGACTCTTGCTGATCAAAGGCAGCTTCTGCTATTTTCCGCAACTCTTCCAGAGATTGTTGAAAAATCAATCAAGAGATTGGCAAAGGATCCAGAGATTATCAATGTTAAAAAAGACGAAACGATTGATGCTGCAAAAGTAGAGCATATTTATTTCCTCAGCGAGCAGCGTGACAAGATTAAAATCCTTGAGAAGATTGCCCGCCTGGATGGAACGAAGTCACTTGTTTTTATCAAGGACATTCCTAACCTGATCATCGCGACTGAAAAGCTGAAGTTCAAGGACATTCATGTCGGCCAGCTGCATAGTGAGCTCAACAAGCAGGACCGTCAGCGGTATTTGAACAAGTTCCGTGATGGCATCAGCGAAATGCTGCTTGTCACCGATATCGCAGCACGAGGATTGGATATCAAAGGTGTCACACATGTTGTCCACTTCGATTTCCCGAGGGAACAGGACCAATATGTTCACCGTTCCGGACGTACAGGCCGTTTCGGCGCAAAGGGAACCGTCATCTCAATCGTCAACGAACGCGAAGAACGCGATATGAAAAAATACTGCAAGGCCCTTAATATCACCCCAGTGCAAAAAGAATTTTACGGCGGTAAGATTGTCGACCCTGAATAATGAATTTCGAAGCTATGGGATCTTTTCCTATAGCTTTTTTACTGTGAATAAAGGATTTTTGGTTAGTACATCAGAATATATATTCCGTAGGTTATTTTGATGGTAGTTTTTTTTGAAAGGAATTGTTGAACGTGAATAATCCACATTTAAATACATTGATGGCAGAGTGGCTGCCGGAAGCGACGATTGATGAAATGCAGGAGAAAATGGAGAAGGGCGAGCTGTCATCACATGATCTTGTTCTCCTGTACCAGGCCCGTATCGCTGCTTTTGATAAAACAATCAATTCAGTGCTTGAGTTGAATCCAGATGCACTGCACATCGCCGCTGCACTGGATGCTGAACGAAAGCAAAAGGGTGCCAGAGGCCCTTTGCACGGCATACCGGTTCTTGTAAAAGATAATATTGATACAAACGATAAAATGCATACTAGTGCTGGATCGCTGGCATTGAAGGACTCTTTTGCCCAGAGAGATTCCTTTGTCGCCGCCAAGCTCAGGGAAGCAGGCGCCGTCATTCTTGGTAAAACAAATATGACCGAGTGGGCAAATTTTATGGCAAATGGCATGAAGAGCGGCTACAGCTCCCGCGGTGGCCAGGTACTGAATCCATATGGTCCTGGAAAATTCGATGTCGGGGGTTCCAGTGCTGGTTCCGGAGCAGCAATTGCCGCTAACTTGGCTGCAGTTGCGGTCGGTACGGAAACGGATGGCTCTATTTTAAATCCAGCTTCGCAAAATTCATTGGTTGGCATCAAACCGACAGTCGGCCTTGTCAGCCGCAGTGGCATCATCCCGATTGCCCACACTCAGGATACCGCCGGTCCGATGGCAAGAAGTGTGAAGGACGCAGTATACCTTTTAGAAGCGATTGCTGGACAGGATCCGCAAGACCCGGCAACGATGGTCAGTTTACCGAAGTTTGATCACGATTATTTTTTCGATGAACAAGCTTTAAAAGGAACGAAAATTGCTGTTGTGAGAGAAGAGTATATTGGCAAATGGACTCAGGAACAGGAGCAAATTTTTCAAAAAGCTGTTGGAAAATTGGAAGAGCTAGGCGCGGTAGTAGTTGAGGCAGCGATACCGGCAGCGAAGGCAACCTGGGGCTATAAAGTCCTGAGCTATGAATTCAAAGCAGACTTGAATGCTTACCTGAACGGACTCTCACCGAATGTTCCAGTCAGGACACTTGCTGACGTGATCGCCTTCAATTATGAGCACGGCGAAAAAATGCTGAAGTACGGACAGGAAGTGCTGCTCGA
The window above is part of the Mesobacillus jeotgali genome. Proteins encoded here:
- a CDS encoding amidase family protein is translated as MNNPHLNTLMAEWLPEATIDEMQEKMEKGELSSHDLVLLYQARIAAFDKTINSVLELNPDALHIAAALDAERKQKGARGPLHGIPVLVKDNIDTNDKMHTSAGSLALKDSFAQRDSFVAAKLREAGAVILGKTNMTEWANFMANGMKSGYSSRGGQVLNPYGPGKFDVGGSSAGSGAAIAANLAAVAVGTETDGSILNPASQNSLVGIKPTVGLVSRSGIIPIAHTQDTAGPMARSVKDAVYLLEAIAGQDPQDPATMVSLPKFDHDYFFDEQALKGTKIAVVREEYIGKWTQEQEQIFQKAVGKLEELGAVVVEAAIPAAKATWGYKVLSYEFKADLNAYLNGLSPNVPVRTLADVIAFNYEHGEKMLKYGQEVLLESEATSGTLTEAEYLEELEYNLYMAREQGIDYALKEYGADAVLFPMDGSTIGSKAGYPSVTVPTAFTEGGEPVGITFTGTAFSEPLLIKLAYAYEQATKVRRAPELGINAEEKIHTTS
- a CDS encoding DEAD/DEAH box helicase, translating into MSETQQIIAQLQPFLQQAWEKAGFETMTSVQTTAIPLIIEGKDVVGESPTGTGKTLAYLLPVLNKIDPKMQNTQAVILASSQELVMQILSEIQKWGEGSGIKSASLIGGANLKRQIDKLKKSPHIIVGTPGRTNELIKQKKLKMHKVHTVVLDEGDQLLTPEHNETVKSIVKSTLADQRQLLLFSATLPEIVEKSIKRLAKDPEIINVKKDETIDAAKVEHIYFLSEQRDKIKILEKIARLDGTKSLVFIKDIPNLIIATEKLKFKDIHVGQLHSELNKQDRQRYLNKFRDGISEMLLVTDIAARGLDIKGVTHVVHFDFPREQDQYVHRSGRTGRFGAKGTVISIVNEREERDMKKYCKALNITPVQKEFYGGKIVDPE